A section of the Paenibacillus odorifer genome encodes:
- a CDS encoding D-2-hydroxyacid dehydrogenase — translation MTKSIVCLQPLTSQQQERIKAAAPGYTFTQGDAKNPDLQLLADAEIVIGWAKGISDTLLRPESSLRWVQSWSAGIEKLPLDRLKEQGVLLTSGSGVHAEPISAVIFGFMLLFTRNLHTAVRNQQNHIWKSDGSESELSGKTAVIAGTGAIGSETARIAKAFRMKTIGVSRSGKPVADFDQIYTTDRLSEAVSQGDFIINTLPITDETKHLFNATSFSAFKEGSYYINIGRGATTDTEALIDALNRGQLRGAGLDVFETEPLPQDHPLWSMEQVIITPHSAGITDQYADRIVNIFTENVKSYLSSGTPSLNLVDYDRQY, via the coding sequence ATGACTAAGTCTATAGTATGTCTACAACCACTTACATCTCAGCAGCAGGAAAGGATCAAAGCGGCTGCCCCAGGCTATACATTCACACAAGGAGACGCCAAAAATCCAGATTTGCAGCTGCTTGCAGACGCAGAAATCGTAATCGGCTGGGCTAAAGGTATTTCGGATACACTCCTTCGCCCCGAGTCCTCCCTTCGCTGGGTTCAGTCCTGGTCTGCTGGTATTGAGAAACTTCCTCTCGATCGTCTTAAGGAACAAGGAGTCCTGCTCACCAGTGGGAGCGGAGTTCATGCCGAGCCTATTTCTGCGGTAATCTTCGGGTTCATGCTTCTCTTCACACGTAATTTGCATACGGCTGTACGCAATCAGCAGAACCATATTTGGAAATCTGATGGCAGTGAAAGCGAGCTGTCCGGCAAAACAGCCGTTATAGCTGGAACTGGAGCGATCGGCAGTGAAACCGCCAGAATTGCTAAAGCCTTCCGGATGAAGACTATCGGTGTCAGCCGTTCCGGTAAGCCAGTCGCAGACTTTGATCAAATCTATACAACAGATCGTTTATCCGAAGCTGTAAGCCAAGGCGATTTCATCATCAATACCCTTCCTATTACCGATGAGACCAAGCATTTATTTAATGCCACCAGCTTCTCCGCGTTTAAAGAAGGCTCCTATTACATTAACATTGGCCGTGGCGCAACTACCGATACTGAGGCTCTGATCGATGCATTGAATCGCGGACAACTCCGTGGCGCTGGGTTGGATGTTTTTGAGACCGAACCCCTTCCGCAGGATCATCCGCTTTGGTCTATGGAGCAAGTAATCATCACTCCACACTCCGCTGGAATTACAGATCAATACGCTGACCGGATCGTTAATATTTTTACCGAAAATGTGAAGTCTTACTTATCATCAGGCACACCTTCTCTAAATCTTGTTGATTACGACCGGCAATATTAA
- the thpR gene encoding RNA 2',3'-cyclic phosphodiesterase, whose translation MNTKVSENESERLFLAVKLPSELQEIVAQACSKLAGNFEFAKWTNPQDYHITLQFLGDTPKTVIPDLVKSLRQIAGQGSPFNLSLDKWDTFGLPASPRVLWIGVSGEIEALNQLAARVHSATFPLGFSGESRAYKPHLTVARKYRGKNSYDDKLLENLLKLDGDWNLKNYQRDWTIDSFVLYATRMYAIPMYEIIEKFTV comes from the coding sequence ATGAATACTAAAGTATCAGAGAACGAATCAGAACGGCTTTTTCTAGCTGTGAAATTACCTTCTGAGCTGCAAGAAATAGTGGCGCAGGCATGTTCAAAGCTAGCTGGAAATTTTGAATTTGCTAAATGGACAAATCCGCAAGATTATCATATTACCCTGCAATTTTTAGGAGATACCCCCAAGACCGTAATTCCAGATTTAGTAAAATCATTAAGGCAGATCGCGGGTCAAGGCAGCCCCTTCAATCTCTCTTTGGACAAATGGGACACATTTGGTCTTCCAGCTTCCCCAAGAGTCCTGTGGATAGGGGTTTCTGGCGAAATAGAGGCATTAAATCAATTAGCTGCGAGAGTGCATTCTGCGACGTTTCCATTAGGTTTTTCAGGCGAATCCAGGGCCTATAAACCGCATCTTACCGTGGCTCGAAAGTACCGGGGAAAAAATTCATATGATGATAAATTGCTGGAAAACTTACTGAAATTGGATGGTGATTGGAACCTAAAAAACTATCAGAGAGACTGGACGATTGATAGTTTTGTGTTGTATGCTACCAGAATGTATGCCATTCCTATGTATGAAATTATTGAAAAGTTTACAGTTTAA
- a CDS encoding cell wall hydrolase, which produces MLIFKQNRYIALLVGVILVCFSAISLLQPEQVAEGKMDRVQMDKLQSTSRASVLSLLQDESKSSITSSITRGITEVTQANKLNNTLSLLSSAWKPAKGVEWLSVKKIKQKNTKNTSNVSIIRVKADVVQSKPAAQKASQLAETATKSSQATAKIASASQKHPLTTLYFSRTELLSQEQQSKATRRYAVSEEELLLLQKIVMAEAEGEPYKGKVAVANVVLNRLRSANFPDTIYKVIYQKSQFSPVANGRLNRVKPNDDSIKAVNAALSGVKEVPDNTYFFLSLKLAQDLTVHHSQTYVKTIGNHTFYK; this is translated from the coding sequence ATGTTAATTTTTAAACAAAACCGCTATATTGCGTTGCTCGTTGGCGTTATACTAGTGTGTTTCTCTGCCATAAGCTTATTGCAACCCGAACAAGTTGCGGAAGGGAAGATGGACAGGGTGCAGATGGATAAGTTGCAATCCACCAGCCGTGCATCCGTACTTTCTCTTTTGCAAGATGAATCGAAGTCTAGTATAACGAGTAGCATTACGAGGGGCATTACTGAAGTTACACAAGCCAATAAGCTTAATAACACACTCAGTCTTTTAAGTTCCGCTTGGAAACCGGCGAAGGGTGTGGAATGGCTTAGTGTAAAAAAAATAAAACAAAAAAACACAAAAAACACATCGAACGTTTCCATTATTCGGGTGAAGGCTGATGTAGTACAATCCAAGCCAGCTGCGCAAAAAGCGTCGCAATTGGCGGAAACAGCAACAAAGAGTAGTCAGGCGACAGCGAAGATAGCCTCGGCTTCTCAGAAACATCCCCTCACAACATTGTACTTCTCTCGGACAGAGCTATTAAGCCAGGAGCAGCAAAGTAAAGCAACCCGGCGCTACGCTGTATCCGAAGAAGAACTGCTTCTGCTACAAAAAATTGTAATGGCAGAGGCGGAAGGTGAACCGTACAAGGGCAAGGTGGCAGTTGCCAACGTTGTTCTGAATAGGCTGCGGTCAGCCAATTTCCCCGACACGATATATAAAGTTATTTATCAGAAGAGCCAGTTCAGCCCTGTAGCTAACGGGCGTCTTAACCGTGTGAAGCCTAACGATGATAGTATTAAAGCGGTGAATGCTGCACTCTCCGGAGTAAAGGAAGTTCCCGATAATACTT